AGAGAGATAATGGAAGATTTGATTCTAAAACATAGATTTGAAGAAGTTGTAGGTGTTGATATACTTGAAGAGTTGCCAGAAGATTTCACGCTTGCCAGATTGAGAACAAACCCGAAGGCGAAGATAATTACAGGTGCAAGACTTGAGAGATTTACAAGCGATGGTGTCATAATAAACAAAGCTGGAAATGAAGAGAATATCGGTAAGTTTGACCTTGTAATAACCTGCATTGGAACAAGACCGAATCAGAAGCTGTATGAAGAGATAAAAGATAAGTTTGAGCATGTCGAACTTATAGGCGATGCAAACAAAGTCGCAGACATTTACGAAGCAACGCAACAGGCTTATAATGTCGTTGCAAAGTATTAAAACATCAAAGGGAAGGCTAAAGCCTTCCCTTTCCTCCTAAACAGCCATGCCAAGAAGAAGAAAAAGAGCAAGAATAGGATATAGATTTGGAAAGGTTTGTTTTAAACCATGCGGAATGCCACGATACAACCTTGATAAGGTTACTCTAACCTATGATGAGCTTGAAGCCATTAGGCTTGCAGATTTAGAAGGCATGTATCAACAGGATGCAAGCCAACTAATGAATGTATCAAGACCAACATTTTCGCGTATCATAGAGAGAGCACATCAAAAGATTGCAGAAGCGTTAATTCATTCTAAAGCCATAGAGATAGAAGAGCACATCGAAGATGAATAGCTGCATATTTTGTAAGTATGAAGAACTCAATGTTATTTTAAAAAATGAGTTATGTTATGCGATTTTTGATAAATATCCCGTCAATAAAGGGCATATGCTTATTATTCCATACAGACACATAGAGAGCCTATTTGATGCAACAGAAAAAGAAATAAAGGCAATTTTCTCACTTTTAAAAGAAGCAAAAGCATACTTAGATGGTGAATTTAAACCCGATGGTTATAATGTTGGTGTCAATATAGGAAAATATGCAGGCCAAACCGTAATGCACCTACATGTCCATCTTATACCGCGATACAAAGGTGATATTGACAACCCAACAGGTGGCGTAAGGGGGGTTATACCATCAAAGATGCGATATCCCTTCTCTTAATGGTGCGAGCGGGGAGACTCGAACTCCCACGCCTTGCGGCACCAGATCCTAAGTCTGGCGCGTCTACCAATTCCGCCACGCTCGCAAAGCGGAAATTTTATATAAAACCTTACTACAAATGTCAATTTATTTTGAAATTTATCCTGTTTTTTTGTATTTTCAAAAAAGGAGGCATTTCATGGCAAAATTGAGATTTTACACTTTACTAAGAGAAAAACTAAATACGGATAACATAGATATAAAAATAAGCAAAAACATGGACCTTATGCAAATTCTAAGAAAAGCAGAGAAAGAGATAAATAAGCACTTCGTCAACGATTTAATAAACAATGAGAGCACCTTAATACTAATAAATGGCAAAAATTTTCACCAACTAAACTGTTTCTCAACAGAGATAAGCGACTCAGACATAATAGACATATTCCCTTCGGCTGGCGGCGGATGAGAAAAATATTTTTTAGAAATATTCAATTTTTCGGTAAAGAATCGGTAAATAAGATAAAAAATTCAGAAGTTGCAGTATGCGGAGTCGGCGGTCTTGGATGTGTTGTAGCTGACATCCTAACGAGAATGGGCGTGGGAAAAATAAAACTTTTAGATAAAGGTATAGTGGACGAACCAGATATAGGAAGACAACTTTTGTATGACTATTTCGACATAGGGAAAAAGAAAGTAGCTGCAGCAAAAGAAAAGCTTATTAAAATAAGAACATCTAAGATCGAATCTTATATGGTTGATATACAAAATGATAACCTTGATTTTTTGGAAACAGTTAGTGTAGTTGCAGATTGTTTGGATAACTACTCTTCAAGATATTCACTTGAAAACATCATAAAAGAGCATCAATTTTTAGTCCATGGAAGTGTTGAAAATTCATACGGACAAATAACAACAATAAAAAAGAAGGAAACGGTAAAATTAAAGGAACTATACTTTGGTTTAAAAGAAAAAGAAGAAATAGCCGTCAGTACACCTGCTGTATTCTTCGTTGGAACACTGATGGCAGAAGAAATAATAAACTGTATTCTGTTAAAGCCCAAACTCAAAAACACTCTTCTTGTAGCAAACCTAAGCGATTTTTCGTTATCAAAGATTCCGTTATCTATCGATTGACTAATTCATCTTATGTGTTGTATAAAAACTCAACATGGGTTTTGACAAAAACGCTTGGAATTACCTTGTAAGTTCGGACCATAGAGTAGGTGAAGATTTAGAGTTTATTAGGGTGTATTTTAAAGGATTAAAGTTTGAAAAGTTGCTTGATATTGCATCTGGTGCTGGTCATTTTGCAAACATTTTTGATGCCAATTCGAAAGTGATAAGTGATATAAGCTTAAACATGCTTAAAACTGCTAAAAAGCATTATGGATTTGAGCAAGTTGTAAGATGCGATGCTATGAACTTGCCTTTCAAAGACAATAGTTTTGATATTGCAACATGCAGGATAGCATTTCATCATTTTAGAAGACCTTTTGAATTTTTCAAAGAAGTGCACAGAATTTTGAAACTAAAAGCTTTTTTTGTATTAATAGACAGCATCGTTGATATCGACGATAAAGAGCTAAACAGAATAGAGAAGATAAGGGACAAAACACATTACAAAAGCCATACCGTAGAAGAGATTCTCTCATTTGCAAAGGGTTTTAGGCTTATAAGTTTTCACACGATTTTTAAAAGGCATAATTTTGAAGAGTGGGCAGCAAGACTCTCGCCAGACAAAGATACATTCAATAGAATAGAAAATGCGTTTTTAGAGCTAAACAGGGATATTAAAAACGAGCTCAAGGTTGAGATAAAAGACGGTAAGGTTGTATCATACACCGATAAAAAAGGTATATTTATCTTTCAAAGATTGGGAGGTTAAGATGCTTAAAAGGTTTTTCAGTTTTGTGTTAGTTTTTATTTTAGCATTTACACTTCCTGCTTTTGCCAAAAAGGATATTATCGTATTCCATGCTGGAAGTCTCTCTGTGCCATTTAAAAAAATGGCAAAAGAGCTTGAAAAACTTCATCCAGAGTATCATGTTGTCTTAGAAGCAAGTGGCTCAAGAATGGCAGCAAGAAAGATAGCAGACTTACACAGACCCTGCGATGTTATGGGTTCTGCTGATTATACGGTTATCAATAATCTGCTCATAGATACGGGAAATGCAAAATTTAATGCTCTATTTGCAACAAACGAGATGGCAATAGTTTTCACAGACAAATCAAGATATGCTAATATCATAAACTCAAAAAACTGGTATAAAATCCTACTAAAGAAAGATGTCATTGTTGGACACTCAAATCCTAACGATGACCCCTGCGGATATAGAGCTATGCTTGTTGCTAAGTTAGCTGAAAAATACTATCATATTCCTGGATTTTTCAAAAAACTCTTTGGCTATCCCGACTATTACAAACCAGGTTTTGAAAAAAAAGGAAAGGTTATAGTAAGACCCAAAGAGACAGACTTGATAGCTCTTCTTCAGATGCACTACATAGATTACATTTTTCTTTATAAGTCTGTCGCCATTCAACATCATTTAAGATATATAACACTACCACCAGAAATATCTTTAAAAAGCAAAAAGTTTGAAGATTTTTATAAAACTGTATCATTTAAGGTCAGCGGCAAAAAACCTGGTCAGTTCATAGTCAAAAAAGGCGCTCCAATGATTTATGGCCTTACAATTCCACAAAACTTTAATTCACCACCAAACAAAAAAGGAGCTGTCTTGTTTGCGAAATTTATTTTATCAAAAGAAGGCCAGAAAATAATGAAAGAGTGTGGTCAGGGTATCATAAATCCACCAATTATAGAAGGTGATGCATCTATACTAAACTCAAAGTGAGCTTTCTGTCAGTAAAAGATTTAAGTCTAAAACTGGGCAATTTTGAGCTTAAAAATATAAGTTTTGAGATAGATAAAGGTGATTTTTTAGCAGTATTAGGCAGAACAGGTTCAGGTAAAACATCACTTCTCGAATGTTTAACAGGTTTTAAAAAACCCAAAGGCTCAATTTATCTCGAAGGAGAAGAAATAACAAAGAAGCCAATTCAAAAAAGAAAAATATCAATCGTTTATCAAGATTCCATGTTATTCCCCAATATGAGTGTTGAAGAGAACATTCTATTTTCAACAAGATTTTTTAAAAGAGATGCTAACATGATTGACGAACTCATTGAGTTTTTTGATTTAAAACCATTGCTCAATCGCAATGTAAAGACATTATCAGGAGGAGAAAAACAAAAAGTTGCCATAGCAAGAGCACTCATAAGTAAACCAAAGCTACTCCTATTAGACGAACCCTTAAGTTCCATTGATTTCTCATTCAGAGAAGCGTTCTTAGATTTTATCACATCTATACACAGACGATACGAATTAACCACAATCTATGTTACACACAACATAAAAGAGGCTTACACACTCTCAAATAAAACAGCAATATTAGATAAAGGTGAGCTTATAAGATTTGGAAACACACTCAAGGTAATAAACAGACCCAAAACAAAAAGAGAAGCCGAATTCTTAAGCTTTAAAAACATTCTAAAAGATAAAAATGGCAGATGGTTTACAATAGACCCTTACAAGGTAAGAATAAGCAAAAACAACCTTAAAACAGACATAATCCTTAAATCCAAAGTAAAAACCACAAGACCAACGAGAAACGGTTTCAAGATAAAAACAGAAAACAACATAACAGCATTTTCGGATAAACAAATTGAAGGAGAAGTCCTAATCGGTTTTAATAAAAGTGATATGATGTGGCTTGATGAAAGTTAAAATATTGTTTTGGATATTTGCCATCATCATACTTCTTTTCCTCGTTGTTCCTGTGTTAAATATATTAACAGGCTTGCCAATCAATGAACTTATATTATCCCTGAAAGACAAATCTATAATAAATTCTATATTGCTAACCATAACACTCTCACTACTGTCAACAACAATCGTTCTTTTAACTGGCATTCCACTCGCCTATATAATCGCAAGGTTCAACTTCCCATTAAAGGGCTTGGCAGAAGGCATAATAGACATACCAATAATGATACCGCATGTCGCAGCGGGAATAGCTTTACTGTTGAGTTTTGGTGCAAATGGATACTTCGGAGAGATTTTAAAAAAAATCGGCATAACAATCTTAGATAACCCTATAGGTATAACAATAGCAATGATGTTCGTATCAGCACCCTATCTAATAGACGCAGCAAAAGAAGGCTTCAAGAAGGTAGATGTAAGGTTAGAACACGCAGCAAAAACACTCGGCGCAGGTGATATATCCACATTCTTCAGCATAACCCTGCCACTTGCAAAAAAAGACATAATCAACGGAGCACTTCTCATGTGGGGCAGAGGCATAGGCGAGTTTGGTGCAATTGTTATAATAGCCTATCACCCTATGACTGCAACAGTAATGATATACGACAGATTCACATCTTTCGGCCTAACCTATGCCCTTCCAGTGACAACAATTTTAATTCTTGTCTCTTTAGCAATCTTCACAATAGCAAGGTTTATTAATAGGTAACCAATTTAATTGAAAACACAGTAGCTTTTTTGATATTATTTAAAGATGTCTGGTCGTTATCTGATTATTCAGACTGCCTTCTTGGGCGATGCAATACTTACAGAGCCAATCATAGAGACAATAAAGGCAAACCAGAAAGATGCATTTATAGGTGTTATTGTCATACCGGCAAATGTTGAAGTTTTCTCTTTAAATCCAAAGGTTGATGTAATAATACCGTATGATAAACATGGCGAAGATAACGGGATTGTTGGTTTTGCAAAAATCATAAAAACAATTAAAGAATACAGGTTTGACTCTATCATATCACCGCACAGAAGCTTTAGAACGGCCGTAATCTCTTTTTTAAGTGGCGTAAAAAAGAGAATAGGGTTTAAGGATGCAGAAGCAAGCTTTCTATATACACACCGCATAAAAAGGCCAAAGAATATTCATGAAGTCGATAAAAACCTAAGACTCCTTGAGCCTTTTAACTTTAACAACATCGTAAGAGAGATAAGGCTATACTGGTCTGAAGAGAACAAGCGTTTTATAGAAGGCATCTTTGAAGCAAACGACATAAGCTCAACAGATAAAGTTGTTGTGATAAGCCCATCATCTGTCTGGCCTACGAAGAGATGGCCAAAAGAGTATTTCAAAGAAACAGCAGAAGAGCTCAGCAAGAAAGGATACAGGGTAATCCTAATCGGCACAGAGAAGGATAAAGAGATTTGCAGTTTTGTTAAGGGTGAAAACAAAAGAATTGTCGATTTGGCAGGTAAAACACGCATAAAAGACCTGTTTTATCTCATAGCTTGGGCAAAACTTCTAATAAGCAACGACTCTGCACCAGTGCATATAGCAAGTGCATTTAACACGCCAACGATTGAGATATATGGCCCAACAGTGCCAGAGTTTGGTTTTTATCCCTTGAGCGAAAAGCATAAGATTGTCCAGGTTGACCTACCATGCAGACCATGTGGAAAGCATGGAAGTGTTTCTTGTTCGCAAAAACATTTCAAATGCATGAGAGATATAAAACCAGAAACGGTAATTAACGCTGCGTTAGAGCTATTATGAAGTTTCTTGTTATAAGGTTTTCATCCTTAGGAGATATAATACAAACAACGGCATTTGTAAAAAAACTTAAAGAGATTTATCCAAATGGTGAAATTATCTATGCAACAAAGGAAGAGTTTAAAGAGATTTTAGAAGAACAGCCATATATAGACAGATTAATAGGACTAAAAAAAAGTGAAAGCATAACCAATTTTGCAAAAAGGATAGGCAAGGTCCACTGTATATTTGATTTACATAAAAATCTAAGAAGCACTGCTTTATGCAATATTCTCAACCCAGCCTGCATAAAACGGGTAAACAAGAATACGATTTATAGATACGCACTTGTTTTAAAGCTAAAAAGTATCACAAAGATATTTGAAAGAGAAAGCAGAGATAATATTCAAGAGCAGCTAAAACTTATAAATCAGGAAAACTCTCAAGCAAAACCCTATATCAAAGTCAAAAAAAGCAAAACAGATAAAACAGTAATCGGCATTGCACCGGGTGCAAAATGGCATACAAAGATGTGGCCAAAAGAGTATTACAGAGAAGTTGCAAAAATGCTAACAGAGAAAGGCTTTTATGTCTATATATTTGGTTCTAAAGAAGAAGAGCAGGTGGCAAACTTTATAGCCGAAGGATTGGATAGGGTTGAATCATTTGCAGGCAAGTTATCAATAAAAGAGACGGCAGAGAAAATGACGGCATGTAAGGTATTCATCTCAAACGACTCTGCTTTGATGCACCTTGCCAATGCTTTAAACATACCAACCGTTGCCATTTTTGGGCCTACGGTTAAAGGATTTGGATTTTACCCAAAGAGAGATGTGATTGTGCTTGAGAAGGATTTACCATGCAGACCATGTTCTCTTCACGGTTCAGATAGATGCCCAAACGGCACATTAAAATGCCTAAAAGAGATAAAACCAGAAGAAGTCTATAATGCGGTTATGCAATGGTTAAATTAGTTATTAAAAAGGGCAGAATACCTATAAAAATGTGGACAGAAAACATAGAAGAAGGTGCACTCAAACAGGCTATAAACCTATCTAACCTGCCATTTGCCTTTAGTCATGTTGCAATAATGCCCGATGTTCATGAAGGGTTTGGTATGCCTATAGGTGCCGTTGTTGCACTTGAAGATACGCTAATCCCACATGCCGTAGGCGTTGACATAGGCTGCGGTATGCATGCAGTCAAAACGATTTTTGAAGATATAAAGAGAAACGAGCTTGCAGCAATAGTAAAACTGATTAAAGAAGCCATACCCTTAGGATTTGAGAAACATAAAACAGCTCAAGATAAAAACCTAATGCCGAAACCCAAAGTAAAATTGCCAAAACACTTCATAACATTCAAAGAGTATGATAACGCTTTGTATTCGCTTGGCACTCTTGGTGGCGGCAATCATTTTATCGAAATTCAAAAGGGGAGTGATGGACATATATGGTTCATGATACACTCAGGCAGCAGAAACTTGGGCAAACAGGTTGCAGACCATTACAACAAAGTAGCAAAAAACCTTAACGCATCGTGGAATTATCCCGTTCCACCATCCTATGAGTTATTCTATTTACCTATAGAGACAAAAGAAGGTAAAGACTATCTTGAAGAGATGAACTTCTGCATAAAATACGCAAAAGCAAACAGGACACTGATGGCCGAAAGAATAAAAGCAATATTCGAAGTTGTGCTAAGAAAAAGTGATATCGTATTGGAAGAGTATGATGTTATTCACAATTATGCAGCAAAAGAGAAACACTTTGGAAAAGATGTATGGGTTCACAGAAAGGGAGCAACAAGGGCATTCGAAGGAGAGATAGGTATAATTCCAGGCTCTCAAGGTTCTAAATCTTACATAGTCAAAGGTTTGGGTAATCCTGAAAGCTTCAAAAGTTGCTCGCACGGTGCTGGACGGGTTTTAAGCAGACATAAAGCAAGAAAAAGTTTATCCTTGAAAGAAGAAGTGGAAAAACTCAACAAACTCGGTATTATCCACTCTATACGCTCAAAAAGAGACTTAGACGAAGCACCAAGCGCCTATAAAAATATAAACGAAGTAATAAATAACCAGTTGGATTTAATAGAACCTAAGGTTGAACTTTCTCCATTGGCTGTTGTTAAAGGTTGAGATTCTCTGCTATCTTTCCAATCACGGGAAGCGGTTTTATCTTGCCCGTTATAGCGTTTATAATGCCTGTAATTGTAAGAAACATTAAAAATACACTAACAAACAGGTCAAGCGCTTTGCCTACATCGGGTATAAAGAGAATAAATGCGGAAACCAAGTTTGTTATCGTAAGTACCAATCCCTGCTTGACATGATATACAACAAAAGGGTTGTCTTTATGAATAACGGCGGGAATTATCATAAGAAGTCCAAAGTATGATAACCAGGCAAGCCACCTACCCTTCTTTATATACTCTTCTAACTCTCTGTTCTTTTCTATCTCCATTTTTGAACGCCCACTCTGTCGCAGAAATCGTATATCGGGCATTTTGAACAGAACGGAGAAGTCGGTCTGCATATATTTTGGCCAAATGGGACAAGTAAATCGTTAAACTCTATCCAATATTTTTTTGGAAGAATATTTGAAAGAGCAACTTCTGTTTCTTCTGGTGCCTTTGTTTTTACAAGACCAAGTCTGTTCGAGATTCTGTGAACATGTATGTCAACACAGATTGCAGGTATGTTGTATCCCTTTGCAAGCACAAGATTCGCCGTTTTTAATCCAACATTAGGAAGTTTAAGTAAATCGTTCAGATTCGACGGCACAACACCGTCATACTCATCAACTATTATCTGGGCAATCTTCTTTAGATTCTTTGCCTTTGTTTTATAAAAACCGACAGGGTATATTAGCTTTTCTATCTCTTCCTGCTTCAGCTGTTTGAGTGTAAATATATCAGGTGCTCTCTCAAACAGCCTTAAAGACGCTTCTTTTGTTGTCTCGTCTTTTGTTCTTAAGCTTAAGACTGTCGAGACAAGCACCTTATACGGGTCTTTATCCTTTGCAACTTCCGTTACTACAGGTTCTTTAAAGCTTTTATACGCTTCTTTTAAAATCCTTACAACTTCGTCTATATCTTCCTTCTTCATAATTTCGGATTTATCTTAATTTTTGTTTCTCTCTTCAGCTTCTCTATTAGATTGGAAAGTATCTCATCTTCTTTCTGGGCAAGGAGCTGCTGTTTTATACTATCTTTTAGTTTTTCAAACTCTTTCTTGTCGAATATCTTGTCTGTTATTTGATAAACATACACATTACCATCTGTTTTACATAGATTGAGATACCCTTTGTCGTGAGAAAATATATCTTCAATAGCCTTCTCATTAAAAGAACAAGCAAACTTTTTTGTCGGCGTAAGCTTCGTCATATTTTTGACTGTTTTTATCTTTAGCTTCTTCTCTTTGGCTACTTTCTCTAAGCTTTTCTCTTCTTTTGCAAGTTTTAGAATCTCTTTTGCTTTCTCATAAGCCAGTTTTTTTGCCTGCTCTTCTATATAATCCTTTTTTACTTTATCTTTAACCTGCTCAAACTTTGGTATATACGAAGGCTTCTTATCAACAAGTTTGTATATAAGGTATCCTTCCGAAGACAAATCAGGCCCAAATAGTTTGCCCTTCTGAGCAAGTATAGCATTTTGAATCATAGCTTCAGTAAACGGCTGCTTTGGATTCTTCAAAGAGATAAATGGACTCTCTTTAAGTTTTAGTCCGTATTCTTTGGCTGCCTTTTTTAGACTCTCTTTAGAGTCTCTAATTTTAACAAATATTTTATCCGCTTCAACAAACCAAATCTTTTTCGCTTTTGTTTCTTTAAGATAATTGATTATATCCTTTTTAACTTTATCAAACGGTCTGATAAATGGTTCTTTAATATCTTCAATTAAAGCTATATGATAGCCAAACTTTGTTTTGAATGGTTTGGATATCTCGCCTTTTTTCAGTTTAACAATAGCATTCCAGAAGCTGTCTATAACCATATTTTTTGTAATATACCCCAAATCGCCGCCAACATTTTTTGTAAGTTTATCAGCCGAATATTCCTTAACGGCTTCTTTGAAGGTTATTTTCTTATCCTTCAAAAGTTTATACACCCTTTCAGCTTCTTGCTTGAGCTCTTCATCTGTCTGGTTATCCTTTTTGGCAAACAGAATATGGGCAACCCTTATTCTTAGTGGAACTTTAAAATAGGATTTATGCTCTTCATAGAACTTTTTGGCTTCTTCATCTGATACCTTTACTTTCTTCTCAACATAACTCAACGGAACAGCTATATACTCAAACTTAACCATTGTCGGCACTCTGTATTTCTCTTTATGCAAAAGGTAGTATTTTTTAAGCTCTTTATCATTAACTTTTATGCTTTTTTCAAAATCCTTCCAATTGAATACAACAAACTCTATATTCACTTTGGAATAATTCTTATCAAAAAACTTTTTTACTTCTTTATCCGTAATTTTTACATTCTTAAACAGCTTTTCTTTCAATTTAGTTATATAAAGCGAAGTTTTTAAACTCTCTTCATACTCCTTTGGGTTTATGTTGTTTGCCTTAAGAAGTGCAAGATACTTCTCTTTTGAAAACTTGCCGTTTACAAAGAAGGCTGGATTTGACTGAATAGCCTTTATCACATCTTCATCTGTGACCTTTATACCTTCCCTTTTTGCTTCTTCAATTAGAAGTGCCCTTTCGATAAGCATATCTATTGTTTTCTGTTTTATATTGAGTTTCTTTATGTCTTCTTCCGTTATATTTCCGCCCTTTAGTTGGCTAATCAGTTGTATATAAAACTTGTATATATCGTTGTATGTTTTTTCATACTCTGGAATGCTTATCTTTATATCCCCCACTTCAATGGCTGTATTACTGCCCATAGTAAATGGGCCTCTAACAAATAGATATGCACCACCAATTATGAAAGCTGCTGCTGCAATCCACAACAAAATAGCAAACTTCTTTATGTTTTTTCTCAAAAAGTCAAGCATACAAACCCCCTACTCTTCTGTAATAGAAATACGGCAAATTATACATTTTGATTTTCAATCTATCAAATAATCTTGCAAAGTCTCTTCATGGGCAAACCTATAACGGTTGTTATGTCTCCTTCTATAAGGTGCATGAAGTGTCTGGCTCTGCCCTGAATTGCATAACCTGCAGCTCTTCCCATATATTCGTTTGTATCAAGGTAACTATTTATCTCATCTTCTGTTAATTTATCAACTTTAACGCTTGCAACTTCAACAAACCTTTCGCACCACTTATCACTTATCACACTTACACCCGTATAAACCTGATGAATCTTTCCAGAAAGCATCGAGAGTATCTGGTAGGCTTCTTCTCTATCCTTTGGTTTGCCTATCACCCTTCCATCAAAATATATAACCGTATCAGCACCTATTACAATCTGATTTTTTCTCTTTACGCTCAAAGCCTTTAAAAAACTAACCCTTAGCAGATACTCCACTATACTCTCTCCAACAAAGCGCTTCTCGTCTATATTCGATACCGTTATAATTGCATTCCTTTTACACTTCTTCAAAAGTCTTCTTCTTGCTTGCGATTTAGTCGCAAGAACAATCATCAAAATAACTCCTTACAAAATCCGACACCCTTTTAAATTTAGAGTCTATCTTAAGCTTTAGACTATCTTCACTCAAAAGAAATTCTACCAACTTTATGCCCTGCTCATTCAGTTTTGAAGATAGACCAGCAATCCTTGCCGTATTCAAAACCTTAAAGAGAAATCTGTAAGTATCTTCAATCTCTTCAAGCCCTTTTATGTCTTTCTTCTTCAATTTCTCTATAAGCTTGAGCGTGCCAGAACCAATATCTGCGCACTCATTTTCAAAGGATAGGGATTGAACAAAAAAGTCTATCGTAGTCAATCCACCAAACGAACTTTTTATATCAAAACCAACACCCTTATTCTCCACGATTTTTTTAAGCATACAGAATATCTCGCATTTAGAAGGCGGCCTATTCAA
This genomic stretch from Hippea alviniae EP5-r harbors:
- a CDS encoding endonuclease III domain-containing protein; translation: MKKEDIDEVVRILKEAYKSFKEPVVTEVAKDKDPYKVLVSTVLSLRTKDETTKEASLRLFERAPDIFTLKQLKQEEIEKLIYPVGFYKTKAKNLKKIAQIIVDEYDGVVPSNLNDLLKLPNVGLKTANLVLAKGYNIPAICVDIHVHRISNRLGLVKTKAPEETEVALSNILPKKYWIEFNDLLVPFGQNICRPTSPFCSKCPIYDFCDRVGVQKWR
- a CDS encoding SurA N-terminal domain-containing protein — protein: MLDFLRKNIKKFAILLWIAAAAFIIGGAYLFVRGPFTMGSNTAIEVGDIKISIPEYEKTYNDIYKFYIQLISQLKGGNITEEDIKKLNIKQKTIDMLIERALLIEEAKREGIKVTDEDVIKAIQSNPAFFVNGKFSKEKYLALLKANNINPKEYEESLKTSLYITKLKEKLFKNVKITDKEVKKFFDKNYSKVNIEFVVFNWKDFEKSIKVNDKELKKYYLLHKEKYRVPTMVKFEYIAVPLSYVEKKVKVSDEEAKKFYEEHKSYFKVPLRIRVAHILFAKKDNQTDEELKQEAERVYKLLKDKKITFKEAVKEYSADKLTKNVGGDLGYITKNMVIDSFWNAIVKLKKGEISKPFKTKFGYHIALIEDIKEPFIRPFDKVKKDIINYLKETKAKKIWFVEADKIFVKIRDSKESLKKAAKEYGLKLKESPFISLKNPKQPFTEAMIQNAILAQKGKLFGPDLSSEGYLIYKLVDKKPSYIPKFEQVKDKVKKDYIEEQAKKLAYEKAKEILKLAKEEKSLEKVAKEKKLKIKTVKNMTKLTPTKKFACSFNEKAIEDIFSHDKGYLNLCKTDGNVYVYQITDKIFDKKEFEKLKDSIKQQLLAQKEDEILSNLIEKLKRETKIKINPKL
- a CDS encoding Maf family protein, whose product is MIVLATKSQARRRLLKKCKRNAIITVSNIDEKRFVGESIVEYLLRVSFLKALSVKRKNQIVIGADTVIYFDGRVIGKPKDREEAYQILSMLSGKIHQVYTGVSVISDKWCERFVEVASVKVDKLTEDEINSYLDTNEYMGRAAGYAIQGRARHFMHLIEGDITTVIGLPMKRLCKII